AGGTCCCTTAACCCTTTTCAGCGCTCGCCCGTCGGGCGGGCCCGGCCGGGGGGACCAGGGCCTCATACGGGAGGACGGGGATGGCGAAGGCGAAGTTCGAGCGGACGAAGCCGCACGTGAACGTGGGGACGATCGGGCACGTGGACCACGGGAAGACGACGCTGA
The DNA window shown above is from Armatimonadota bacterium and carries:
- a CDS encoding GTP-binding protein; the protein is MAKAKFERTKPHVNVGTIGHVDHGKTTL